A single window of Candidatus Eremiobacterota bacterium DNA harbors:
- a CDS encoding NAD(P) transhydrogenase subunit alpha: protein MSVHLLTELTVFILAVFVGFEVISKVPTTLHTPLMSATNAIHGIVLVGAILVAGTQGAPLGPIVGFFLVLLASLNVFGGYTVTERMLEMFRPRRPAPKPPADGAR, encoded by the coding sequence ACCGAGCTTACGGTGTTCATTCTGGCCGTGTTCGTCGGCTTCGAGGTCATCTCGAAAGTGCCGACGACGCTGCACACGCCGCTGATGTCCGCCACGAACGCGATTCACGGTATCGTGCTGGTCGGCGCCATCCTCGTCGCCGGAACGCAAGGCGCGCCGCTCGGCCCGATCGTGGGCTTCTTCCTGGTGCTGCTGGCGTCGCTGAACGTCTTCGGCGGCTACACCGTCACCGAACGCATGCTCGAGATGTTCCGGCCCAGGCGCCCGGCGCCCAAGCCGCCGGCGGACGGTGCGCGATGA